A single window of Engraulis encrasicolus isolate BLACKSEA-1 chromosome 20, IST_EnEncr_1.0, whole genome shotgun sequence DNA harbors:
- the LOC134436607 gene encoding maternal B9.10 protein-like, whose translation MIQLFGLNIFGLVTPDLFDICINKNNLQLSQGILYLVFEALSAGQALCSCILSLLSKMKEEIAATVFFIARLAQKYGKLDRHSREKFAVALTAVLFEKFKNHWYPGNPCKGQAYRCLRMNKLQPTDPDIEQACRQSNIEFDDLGLPAEMSIWVDPGEVSCRYGEKSTPFCVTQLEGQKTDGDFSRRINNAVERASSDYHSGTSSDEEGDTNTTFSSTSSSSANSSVLSAPELKTIPTVSNPNSVYQFSEFGLPIPTWNPYPKRKPFPVDGFQQLNAPNSSLPQRTPFKSYRPSFAFSGPRVDKYHWVSKSRS comes from the exons ATGATTCAGCTGTTCGGATTGAACATATTTGGCTTGGTGACACCAGACTTGTTTGACATTTGCATCAACAAAAATAATCTGCAACTTTCTCAGGGTATTTTATATTTAGTATTTGAGGCATTATCGGCTGGACAGGCTCTCTGTAGTTGCATTTTATCGTTGTTGTCTAAAATGAAGGAGGAAATCGCTGCCACGGTGTTCTTTATCGCAAGGCTGGCACAGAAATATGGCAAACTAGATCGTCACTCAAGGGAGAAATTCGCCGTTGCTCTGACTGCAGTTCTCTTTGAGAAATTCAAAAACCACTGGTATCCTGGCAATCCATGCAAAGGCCAggcatacag GTGTTTGCGCATGAACAAACTCCAGCCAACGGATCCAGATATAGAACAGGCATGCCGTCAGAGTAACATTGAGTTCGATGACCTTGGTCTTCCTGCCGAGATGAGCATTTGGGTAGACCCGGGGGAGGTTTCTTGCAG atATGGAGAGAAGAGCACCCCGTTCTGCGTGACCCAACTGGAGGGCCAAAAGACCGATGGAGACTTCTCTCGACGAATCAACAACGCAGTGGAGCGGGCATCCTCTGACTACCACTCTGGCACCTCGTCTGACGAAGAGGGTGACACGAACACCACCTTCAGTAGCACTAGTAGCAGCAGCGCAAACAGTAGTGTCCTGTCTGCTCCTGAGCTGAAGACCATTCCCACCGTCAGCAACCCCAACAGTGTCTACCAG TTCTCTGAATTTGGTCTACCTATTCCGACATGGAACCCGTACCCAAAAAGGAAGCCTTTCCCTGTGGATGGTTTCCAACAGCTCAACGCCCCTAACAGCTCTTTGCCACAGCGTACTCCCTTCAAAAGCTATCGTCCGAGCTTCGCCTTCTCAGGACCGCGTGTGGACAAGTACCACTGGGTCAGCAAGAGCAGATCGTAA